A genomic segment from Corylus avellana chromosome ca5, CavTom2PMs-1.0 encodes:
- the LOC132182710 gene encoding large ribosomal subunit protein eL8y-like gives MAPKRGGKAPIAAKKKPEKVVNPLFEKRSKQFGVGGALPPKRDLTRFVKWPHVVRIQRKRRILKQRLKVPPAINQFTKALDKNLATNLFKLLLKYRPEDKAAKKERLLKRAQAEAEGKSVEAKKPIVVKYGLNHVTYLIEQNKAQLVVIAHDVDPIELVVWLPALCRKMEVPYAIVKGKSRLGAIVHKKTAAALCLTSVKNEDKLEFSKILEAVKANFNDKYDEYRKKWGGGIMGTKSQAKTKAKEKLLAKEAAQRLS, from the exons ATg GCTCCCAAAAGAGGTGGGAAAGCCCCAATAGCAGCAAAGAAGAAACCT GAAAAGGTTGTGAACCCTTTGTTTGAGAAGCGGTCGAAGCAATTCGGCGTTGGTGGTGCATTACCACCAAAGAGAGATTTGACAAGATTTGTCAAATGGCCACATGTTGTTCGTATTCAGAGGAAAAGGAGGATCTTGAAGCAACGCTTGAAAGTCCCTCCTGCTATAAACCAGTTCACAAAAGCGCTTGACAAGAACCTTG CTACAAACCTTTTTAAGTTGTTGCTCAAATATAGACCTGAGGACAAAGCTGCTAAGAAGGAAAGACTTCTAAAAAGAGCACAAGCTGAAGCCGAGGGGAAGAGTGTGGAGGCAAAGAAACCCATTGTTGTTAAGTATGGCCTTAATCATGTTACATACCTCATTGAGCAG AACAAGGCCCAGTTGGTGGTTATTGCTCATGATGTTGACCCAATTGAGCTTGTTGTTTGGTTGCCTGCCTTGTGCCGGAAAATGGAGGTCCCTTATGCAATTGTGAAGGGCAAGTCTCGGCTTGGAGCG ATTGTACATAAGAAGACAGCTGCAGCTTTGTGCCTTACATCCgtgaagaatgaagataaaTTGGAATTTAGTAAGATTTTGGAGGCAGTAAAG GCTAACTTTAATGACAAGTATGATGAATATCGAAAGAAATGGGGAGGTGGCATCATGGGTACCAAATCCCAGGCCAAGACCAAAGCAAAGGAGAAACTGCTTGCCAAAGAGGCTGCACAAAGATTGTCTTAA
- the LOC132180927 gene encoding vegetative cell wall protein gp1-like, translating to MSVFLVIFFLLCLAFNSPSEARPEKKLPSAVVVGTVYCDTCFQEDFSKTSHFISGATVAVECKDHGSASRQSFRKEVKTDKHGEFKVHLPFSISKHVKKIEGCSVTLISSSEPYCAVASTATSSSLHLKSRKQGTHIFSAGFFTFKPLKQPNLCNQKPSIQDSKELSIPPTDGSAILPPIQDSAVPDLPPTTNHYFLPPLPGLPGLPPLPQLPPLPPLPGLPFPPTPEKTTNSKPAKPSQDKKEANPDLFFPPLIPNPFQPPPLIPNPFQPPPLLPNPFQPPPAPLIPFPPIPGLTPPPAPLIPIPPIPGLTPPPAPLIPIPPIPGLTPSPSPPPPLLPFPFPPIFPFPHSPPPPTPTPTPSLPFPFPPIFPSPPPSSKHTPP from the exons ATGTCTGTGTTTTTAGTTATATTCTTTCTGCTCTGTCTCGCATTTAATAGCCCTTCAGAGGCTAGGCCTGAGAAGAAGCTTCCATCTGCAGTTGTTGTTGGCACTGTCTACTGTGACACATGTTTCCAAGAGGATTTCTCAAAGACCAGCCACTTCATTTCAG GTGCAACTGTTGCTGTAGAATGCAAAGATCATGGGAGTGCTTCAAGACAGAGTTTTAGGAAAGAAGTGAAAACAGATAAACATGGAGAATTCAAAGTCCATTTGCCTTTCTCAATAAGCAAACATGTGAAGAAAATTGAGGGATGTTCTGTCACATTAATCAGCAGCAGCGAGCCTTATTGTGCTGTGGCCTCAACAGCAACTTCATCTTCTCTCCATCTCAAGTCAAGAAAGCAAGGGACTCACATATTCTCAGCTGGGTTTTTCACCTTCAAGCCTCTAAAGCAGCCAAACCTCTGTAACCAAAAACCAAGCATTCAAGATTCCAAGGAACTCTCAATTCCTCCAACCGATGGTTCAGCAATTCTACCTCCAATTCAAGACTCAGCAGTCCCAGATCTTCCCCCCACCACAAATCATTACTTCCTTCCCCCTCTTCCTGGACTGCCTGGGCTTCCACCATTGCCACAACTCCCACCACTCCCACCACTTCCAGGACTTCCATTTCCACCTACTCCTGAAAAGACTACAAATTCAAAACCTGCTAAACCCTCACAAGATAAAAAGGAAGCCAACCCGGACCTTTTCTTTCCACCTCTTATACCAAATCCCTTCCAGCCACCTCCTCTTATCCCGAACCCATTCCAGCCACCTCCACTTTTGCCTAACCCATTTCAGCCTCCGCCAGCACCATTGATTCCTTTCCCCCCAATACCAGGTTTAACTCCACCACCAGCACCGTTGATTCCTATCCCACCAATACCAGGTTTAACTCCACCACCAGCACCATTGATTCCTATCCCACCAATACCAGGTTTAACtccatcaccatcaccaccaccTCCACTTCTGCCATTCCCTTTCCCTCCAATATTCCCATTCCCCCATTCCCCACCACCACCAACCCCAACACCAACACCATCTCTCCCATTCCCTTTCCCTCCAATATTTCCATCCCCACCACCTTCTTCAAAGCATACTCCTCCTTAA